The Nocardioides humi genome includes a region encoding these proteins:
- a CDS encoding 30S ribosomal protein bS22, which translates to MGSVIKKRRKRMAKKKHRKLLKKTRVQRRKLGK; encoded by the coding sequence GTGGGTTCTGTCATCAAGAAGCGCCGCAAGCGCATGGCGAAGAAGAAGCACCGCAAGCTGCTGAAGAAGACGCGCGTCCAGCGTCGCAAGCTCGGCAAGTGA
- a CDS encoding NAD-dependent epimerase/dehydratase family protein — translation MGAGRTVLVTGVSRDLGRTLARTLATDPGIDRVIGVDVIPPRGDLGDVTFVRADIRNPVIAKVLAKEDVDTVVHMSVIATPGSAGARGTMKELNVIGTMQLLAACQKVEGLRSLVVKSSTTAYGASSGDPAMFTEDMEPRRPARAGYAKDVAEVEQYVRGFARRRPDVTVTLLRCANVIGPRVVSPLASYFRLPVIPTVLGFDPRLQFLHESDLNRVLRHAVREERAGTFNVAGDGLLMLSQALRRSGRPNVPVPGVAFGGLGSVLKSVRRADLSPELVAFLTYGRGVDTTRMRNELGFEPHYTTASAFAEFAASLPPGAHRTERMLGALAERLPAVDEDRPAQLTLAGGTDG, via the coding sequence ATGGGCGCCGGACGCACGGTCCTGGTCACAGGGGTCTCACGAGACCTCGGCCGCACCCTTGCGCGCACCCTGGCCACCGACCCCGGGATCGATCGGGTGATCGGCGTCGACGTCATCCCGCCGCGGGGCGACCTCGGCGACGTGACGTTCGTGCGCGCCGACATCCGCAACCCGGTCATCGCGAAGGTCCTCGCCAAGGAGGACGTCGACACCGTCGTCCACATGAGCGTGATCGCGACCCCCGGCTCCGCAGGTGCCCGCGGCACCATGAAGGAGCTCAACGTCATCGGGACGATGCAGCTCCTCGCGGCCTGCCAGAAGGTCGAGGGCCTGCGCTCCCTGGTCGTGAAGTCCTCGACGACCGCGTACGGCGCCAGCAGCGGCGATCCCGCGATGTTCACCGAGGACATGGAGCCCCGGCGTCCTGCGCGCGCCGGGTACGCCAAGGACGTCGCCGAGGTCGAGCAGTACGTCCGTGGCTTCGCGCGCCGCCGTCCCGACGTGACCGTGACCCTGTTGCGCTGCGCGAACGTGATCGGACCGCGGGTGGTGAGCCCGCTGGCCTCGTACTTCCGGCTGCCGGTGATCCCCACGGTGCTCGGGTTCGACCCGCGGCTGCAGTTCCTCCACGAGTCCGACCTCAACCGGGTGCTGCGCCACGCCGTCCGGGAGGAGCGGGCCGGGACGTTCAACGTCGCCGGCGACGGCCTGCTGATGCTGTCCCAGGCGCTGCGCCGCTCCGGGCGGCCCAATGTCCCCGTGCCCGGCGTGGCCTTCGGCGGCCTCGGGTCCGTGCTCAAGTCGGTACGCCGCGCCGACCTCTCGCCCGAGCTGGTCGCCTTCCTGACCTACGGCCGCGGCGTCGACACGACGCGGATGCGCAACGAGCTCGGCTTCGAGCCGCACTACACGACGGCCTCGGCCTTCGCCGAGTTCGCCGCCTCGCTCCCGCCCGGGGCGCACCGTACCGAACGGATGCTCGGCGCGCTCGCCGAGCGCCTCCCCGCGGTCGACGAGGACCGTCCCGCCCAGCTCACCCTCGCTGGAGGCACGGATGGCTGA
- a CDS encoding lysophospholipid acyltransferase family protein, producing the protein MADAEIIPIGTRGQPGRGTGKRPSAAARGLAPKSGTPRKASARKPAPAKETAPVEEPPADDAPVIETPTLLDAPADVPAPVVAPARTEERGASPLSGIPAGDWLAAFQHASRELFGDQWEPQLARFLAFLRRRLTGEYVVDEYGFDAEVTERFFMAALRPVAQKWFRIEVRGIENIPTEGGALVVSNHSGTIPVDGLMTMVSIHDHTGRFLRPLGADLVFRLPVVGSVARKGGATLACNEDAERMLRGGELVGVWPEGFKGIGKPFSERYKLQRFGRGGFVSAALRTGVPIVPLSVVGAEEIYPLVGNIPSLARLLGVPYIPITPLFPLLGPLGLVPLPSKWLLEFGEPIRTDEYDDGAAEDPMLVFNVTDQVRETIQQTLYSLLMQRESVFR; encoded by the coding sequence ATGGCTGACGCCGAGATCATCCCGATCGGCACCCGCGGCCAGCCCGGCCGCGGCACCGGCAAGCGCCCGTCCGCCGCGGCCCGCGGGCTCGCGCCGAAGAGCGGTACGCCGCGCAAGGCGTCCGCCAGGAAGCCGGCTCCGGCGAAGGAGACCGCCCCGGTCGAGGAGCCGCCCGCCGACGACGCCCCCGTGATCGAGACGCCGACGCTGCTCGACGCGCCGGCCGACGTACCGGCGCCGGTGGTGGCCCCGGCCCGCACCGAGGAGCGCGGCGCGAGCCCGCTCTCGGGCATCCCGGCCGGCGACTGGCTGGCCGCCTTCCAGCACGCCAGCAGGGAGCTGTTCGGCGACCAGTGGGAGCCCCAGCTGGCCCGGTTCCTGGCGTTCCTGCGCCGCCGGCTCACCGGCGAGTACGTCGTCGACGAGTACGGCTTCGATGCCGAGGTCACCGAGCGCTTCTTCATGGCCGCGCTGCGGCCGGTGGCGCAGAAGTGGTTCCGGATCGAGGTCCGCGGGATCGAGAACATCCCCACCGAGGGCGGCGCCCTGGTCGTGTCCAACCACTCCGGCACCATCCCGGTCGACGGCCTGATGACGATGGTCTCGATCCACGACCACACCGGCCGCTTCCTGCGCCCGCTCGGCGCCGACCTGGTGTTCCGGCTGCCCGTCGTGGGCTCGGTGGCCCGCAAGGGCGGGGCCACCCTGGCCTGCAACGAGGACGCCGAGCGGATGCTGCGCGGCGGCGAGCTGGTCGGCGTGTGGCCGGAGGGCTTCAAGGGCATCGGCAAGCCGTTCTCCGAGCGCTACAAGCTGCAGCGCTTCGGCCGCGGCGGCTTCGTGTCCGCGGCGCTGCGCACCGGTGTGCCGATCGTGCCGCTGTCGGTGGTCGGCGCCGAGGAGATCTACCCGCTCGTCGGCAACATCCCGTCGCTGGCCCGCCTGCTCGGCGTGCCGTACATCCCGATCACGCCGCTGTTCCCGCTGCTCGGGCCGCTCGGCCTGGTCCCGCTGCCGTCCAAGTGGCTGCTCGAGTTCGGCGAGCCGATCCGCACCGACGAGTACGACGACGGCGCGGCCGAGGACCCGATGCTGGTCTTCAACGTGACCGATCAGGTCCGCGAGACCATCCAGCAGACGCTCTACAGCCTGCTCATGCAGCGGGAGTCGGTCTTCCGCTGA
- a CDS encoding DUF5667 domain-containing protein — translation MRGNGWSRGADEFDALVSGRAEDEADRDAHAELLELVAALRAVPPPTARPEFVASLRTQLVAAAEREPERAEEDLAVRLTPRQRRGSRERRLAAVIGGFAVVSATGSMAMASQDALPGDVLYPVKRAIENAQTNLQPDGAAKADSLISHARARLTELQALTARDAKAAAVNATLQDFTDQARQASEFALDDYAATGRPERIADLRAFAADSMDVLGGLGSVVPTDSRSSLITATQTIRQIDAAAWEACPSCAEGGIAEIPEIATLPLSAVLSGDITASVTEPLVEPDKKKDKPAQGTPPAAPPTDIAAPPVPPVETPGTTETDKAKTGVGKTVDEVTRGLTGTLGLDGQSQTTDGATDPGLLGTLVNGVGGLLGGLLGTNQ, via the coding sequence ATGCGCGGGAACGGCTGGTCGCGCGGCGCCGACGAGTTCGACGCGCTGGTCTCCGGCCGCGCCGAGGACGAAGCGGACCGTGACGCGCACGCCGAGCTGCTCGAGCTCGTCGCCGCCCTGCGCGCCGTCCCACCGCCCACGGCCCGCCCGGAGTTCGTCGCCTCGCTGCGCACCCAGCTGGTCGCCGCCGCCGAGCGCGAGCCCGAGCGCGCCGAGGAGGACCTGGCCGTCCGGCTCACCCCGCGTCAGCGGCGCGGCTCCCGCGAGCGCCGCCTCGCCGCCGTGATCGGCGGCTTCGCCGTGGTGTCCGCCACCGGCTCGATGGCGATGGCCTCCCAGGACGCCCTGCCCGGCGACGTGCTCTACCCGGTCAAGCGGGCGATCGAGAACGCCCAGACCAACCTGCAGCCCGACGGCGCAGCGAAGGCCGACTCCCTCATCTCGCACGCCCGGGCCCGCCTCACCGAGCTCCAGGCGCTCACCGCCCGCGACGCGAAGGCGGCGGCGGTCAACGCAACCCTCCAGGACTTCACCGACCAGGCCCGGCAGGCGTCCGAGTTCGCGCTCGACGACTACGCCGCCACCGGCCGGCCCGAGCGGATCGCCGACCTGCGGGCGTTCGCCGCCGACAGCATGGACGTGCTCGGCGGCCTCGGCTCGGTCGTGCCCACCGACAGCCGCTCGAGCCTGATCACCGCGACGCAGACGATCCGCCAGATCGACGCCGCCGCGTGGGAGGCCTGCCCGAGCTGTGCCGAGGGCGGCATCGCCGAGATCCCGGAGATCGCCACCCTGCCGCTCAGCGCGGTCCTCAGCGGCGACATCACCGCCTCGGTCACCGAGCCGCTGGTGGAGCCGGACAAGAAGAAGGACAAGCCGGCCCAGGGCACGCCTCCGGCGGCGCCCCCGACCGACATCGCCGCGCCGCCGGTGCCGCCGGTCGAGACGCCCGGCACCACCGAGACCGACAAGGCCAAGACGGGCGTCGGCAAGACGGTCGACGAGGTCACCCGCGGCCTCACCGGCACGCTCGGCCTCGACGGCCAGAGCCAGACGACCGACGGCGCGACCGACCCCGGCCTGCTCGGCACCCTGGTCAACGGCGTCGGCGGCCTCCTCGGCGGCCTGCTCGGCACCAACCAGTAG
- a CDS encoding sigma-70 family RNA polymerase sigma factor, producing MTWQRTDLSRGLDALREAVLAALSPAPTAALAGGATPSPRSGYDAPWLLSEAHVESDGFDRDGASGSGGSGGFGDSTLATSSEDSPEARERLIGLVELARGGDAEAFGLLYDHYQPSVYRFLYYRTRSVVVAEDLCSETFFRALRNMSSFRWQGKDFGAWLMTIARNLATDHFKAGRTRLELTTEDMGQHDDATEGPENAVLASLTNEILLESLTKLPNEQRDCLIMRFLQGMSIAETAAALGRSDGAIKQLQLRGVRNLAKLMPEGIR from the coding sequence ATGACCTGGCAGCGCACTGACCTGTCGCGAGGGCTGGACGCCCTCCGCGAGGCTGTGCTCGCTGCCCTGTCCCCTGCGCCGACGGCGGCGCTCGCGGGAGGCGCCACTCCCTCCCCGCGCAGCGGGTACGACGCCCCGTGGCTGCTCAGCGAGGCCCACGTGGAGAGCGACGGCTTCGACCGCGACGGCGCGTCCGGCTCCGGCGGCTCCGGGGGCTTCGGCGACTCCACCCTCGCGACCTCCTCGGAGGACTCCCCCGAGGCCCGGGAGCGGCTGATCGGCCTGGTCGAGCTCGCCCGCGGCGGCGACGCGGAGGCCTTCGGGCTGCTCTACGACCATTACCAGCCGTCGGTCTACCGGTTCCTCTACTACCGGACCCGCTCCGTGGTCGTCGCCGAGGACCTGTGCTCGGAGACCTTCTTCCGCGCGCTGCGCAACATGTCGTCCTTCCGCTGGCAGGGCAAGGACTTCGGCGCCTGGCTGATGACCATCGCGCGCAACCTCGCCACCGACCACTTCAAGGCCGGCCGCACCCGCCTCGAGCTGACCACCGAGGACATGGGCCAGCACGACGACGCGACCGAGGGCCCGGAGAACGCCGTCCTGGCGAGCCTCACCAACGAGATCCTGCTCGAGTCGCTGACCAAGCTCCCCAACGAGCAGCGGGACTGCCTGATCATGCGCTTCCTGCAGGGCATGAGCATCGCGGAGACCGCCGCGGCGCTGGGCCGCAGCGACGGCGCCATCAAGCAGCTCCAGCTGCGCGGCGTCCGCAACCTCGCGAAGCTGATGCCGGAGGGAATCCGATGA